AAGAACTGTAAATTTTTCATTGGTGTTTTCCCAGGGCTCAATAAATTAACTCCTGTATTTGTTGCTAAAGACCAATTATTATGTTTTCCCGATCCATTAATTCCTGCAAATGGTTTTTCGTGAAATAACACTTTAAATTGATGGCGTTGTGATACTTTTTCCATCACATCCATTAACAGCGAATTATGATCTACGGCTAAATTTGCTTCTTCAAAAATTGGTGCTAATTCAAACTGATTTGGAGCCACCTCATTATGACGTGTTTTTACAGGAACGCCTAACAACATACATTCTTGCTCTAAATCTCTCATAAAACTCATTACTCTGTCTGGAATAGAACCGAAATAATGATCATCTAATTGTTGTCCTTTTGCTGGTGAATGCCCTAATAATGTCCTTCCTGTCATCATTAAATCAGGACGTGCTGACATTAAAGCAGTATCTATTAAAAAATATTCTTGTTCCCAACCTAACGTTGCGTTTACTTTTGAAACATTTTTATCAAAAAACTTACAAACTGCTGTTGCAGCTGTATCTACCGCTTGTAAGGCTCTTAATAACGGTGCTTTATTATCTAGTGCTTCCCCTGTGTATGCAACAAAAACTGTTGGTATACACAAAGTTGTTCCATATACAAATGCTGGTGATGTAGGATCCCATGCTGTATAACCACGAGCTTCAAATGTATTTCTAATACCTCCATTCGGAAAACTAGATGCGTCTGGTTCTTGTTGCACTAACTGACCACCATCAAAACGTTCCATCGCACCACCACCTTCAATAGTTTCAAAAAAAGCATCATGCTTTTCTGCTGTTGCACCTGTTAATGGCTGAAACCAATGCGTATAATGTGTTGCTCCTTTAGATAAAGCCCAATCTTTCATACTTACCGCAATCTGATCAGCAATTTTTCGATCTATCTTACTACCAAACTCAACAGCATCCATTACACTTTGGTACGCATCTTTTGTCATATACTGACGCATTGTTTGCGTATTAAAAACATTTTCTCCAAACAATTCAGAGCGTCTCCCCTTTTCTTCTATAAAAACAGGTTTTCTATGTAAAGTTTCTTTTAAAGCACTAAATCTTAAAGTAGACATTATATATGGTGTAAGTTTCGATATCAAAAATACATATTTTAATCTATTTTACAATATACCCCTAAAAAAATAGGGGTAAAATTAAATTATTGCTAATTTTAAAAGTTTACCCCCTTAAAATTTTAATATTAAAGATAAAATATTCATTTTTGCATTGAATTTAATTCTAAAAAATAAATTCTCATTACCATGGCAAAAATTAAGTTAGAGTACATTTGGTTAGACGGTTACAAACCAACACAAAACCTTAGGAGTAAAACAAAAGTTGAAGAGCATGAAAATTTTCAAGGAACGATTGAAGAGTTAAAGAATTGGTCTTTTGACGGTTCTTCTACGAAACAAGCTTCAGGAGGTTCTTCTGACTGCGTTCTAAAACCTGTAGCAATTTATCAAGATCCAGCACGTGTTAACGGATACTTAGTAATGACAGAGGTTTTAAATTCTGACGGAACTCCACACGAATCTAACGCTCGTGCTACAATTAATGATGATGATAATGATTTCTGGTTCGGTTTTGAACAAGAATACTTTATTATGGACAGAGCAACTCAACTTCCTTTAGGGTTCCCAGTTGGTGGATACCCTGGACCACAAGGAATGTATTACTGTTCTGTAGGTGGAAGAAATACACATGGTAGAGATTTTGTTGAGCAACATGCTGATTTATGTATTGATGCTGGATTAAATTTTGAAGGAATTAACCAAGAAGTTGCTTCAGGGCAATGGGAGTTTCAATTATTTGCTAAAGGAGCCAAAATTGCTGGTGATGAAATTTGGATTGCTAGATACTTATTAGATCGTTTAACTGAACAATATGGTTACTATATAGAATACCACCCAAAACCTGTAAAAGGAGATTGGAATGGTTCTGGAATGCACGCTAACTTCTCTAACACTGTTTTAAGAACTTGTGGTTCTAAAGAGATTTACATGCAAATTTGTGAAGCTTTTAGACCAGTAACCAAAGAACATATTGATATTTATGGCGCTTATAACGACCAACGTTTAACAGGTTTACACGAAACTGCCTCTATAACAGATTTTAGTTACGGTATTTCTGATAGAGGTGCTTCTATTCGTATTCCTATTTTAACTGTAGATAATGATTGGAAAGGATATTTAGAAGACAGAAGACCTGCTTCTAACGGAGACCCTTATAAAATCGCTTCAAGAATTATACAAACTGTAAAACCAGTTTGCGATAAATTATAATATTTTCCATTACAACACACACTAACAACAACAAAAAAGCCTTTAAATTAATTTAAAGGCTTTTTTGTTTTTTCTATTTATTTACTATGATAGCTTTAAATAAACAAACACAACATAAGCTACCAATAACACAATCCCGTCTTTCCAATTTAATCTTAGTTTTCTAGGAAAAAATACAAGTGGTAATACTGCAAATGATATTCCTAACATCCAATAAATATCGTTATTCACTAAACTTAACGCATTTTCCTTTAACTCTATCGGCGTTATCATTGCTGTAATTCCTAAAACAGCTAAAATATTAAACACGTTAGACCCAATTAAGTTTCCTAATGATATCGCTTTTTCTTTTTTCATTACCGCTATTATAGAGGCTGCTAATTCCGGCACACTTGTTCCTACTGAAACTACTGTAACTCCAATAATAGCATCACTTACACCTAAATTCTCTGCTAAAGCTACAGCTCCTTTTATTAATAGTTCTGAACCTCCCCACAAAGCAACTCCTCCTATCACTAAAAACAATACCACTTTATACAAAGCCAACTCTTCATCATCTTCAGGCATTTCATCAACAACGGCTGTTTTTTGAAACTTTAGTAAATAAACTAAAAATACAACTAACATTGTAAATAAAATAATCCCTTCGTATTGCTGAATCGTATTATCAAAAGCTATAAAAAAATACAACAAACCAGAGGCAAGCATCATTACCGGCCAATCTGTTTTATAAAAACTTTTTTCTACATCAATTGTTGATAAAAGTACCGTAATTCCCAATACCAGTCCTAAATTTGCAATGTTAGAACCAACTACATTACCTACTGCTAAACCTGTTGCTCCGTTTAATGCCGACTTAATACTTACTATTAATTCAGGCGCTGAGGTAGCAAAAGAAACCACTGTCATACCAATTACAACTTTAGGTATATTTAATCTTAAAGATAGGCCTACTGCTGCTTTTAACAACCAGTTACCTCCAAGAACCAATAACAATAATCCTACTACTATATATACAATATTCATTTAGTATCTTTTTTTTGCGAAGATAAGATTTTGATACGAAAATAAGTACTCAATAAAAACTCAAAACACAGCCAGCTTGAGTTCTATTAATTTTCCTTTCTAGCATCAACAAAAAAATCAAACAACAAAAAAACACCTCATTATTAAACACATTTTCCTTTAGTTTATAAAAAATAAATAAAAAACACCTTTAAACAATTATAGTCTCAAACAACAATAACAAATATACATTACATAAACAAACTCAAAAGAAGCAAATAATGTTTCAATATAAAACAAAAAACACATTTTACACTATTAATTTAAACACAAACAAATTAATTCGCTTTCTAATTTTTGGAAGTATGATTCTCTTTCCTATATATTGATAAAACAATTCCGGAATCAACTATAATTTACTAATTAAAAACATTCAAACCTATGATAAACATCATCTTTAAACTTCTTATTTTTGCGGCAAAAACCGCAGTAATTATTGCACAACTATTATATTAATCATTTTAAAAAAAACAATTACTATGCTAACATTTATCGGAGTACTATTAATCATTATAGGACTAACTACAATCGTATTAAGTTCAATTTTTAAAAACAACAAAATTTTAAACTGGTTTAGTTTAAAAAGAAGTATTCAATTTACAATACTTGGAGCGCTTTTAAGCATTATTACGGGGATGTTCTTTTACGCTGATGCAGGTACCGCTTACGCTGTACAATATGTATCTGGTGGTGATAAAATGATTACAACTCAAGGTTTAAAACTTAAATGGTGGGGACGTATCATTCCATTATCATACGAAACATCTATAAAAGATATTATAGTTAACGATGAAAGTGAATTACCGAAAAGCGATAGAGGTATTTACAATAGAAAGGCTCAAAAATGGGAATTTAGTGACGCTATTAAAGCTGAAATAAGCACCTCTGTAATTGTAGGTGTAAATATTAATGATGAAGAAGTTTTCTTAAATATGGCAGACAGAAACAGAAGTGAATCTAAATTAATTTACGGAAGAGTTTTACCTAATATAGATGCTGCTATAAAAAACACTTGTAAATTAATGGATGCTCAAGACTATATATCTGGACAAGCGTCTGATTTTGACAGGTATTTTAGAGACCAATTAGAAAACGGAATGTATCAAGTAGAACAATATTACGAGGCTGAAAACAGTAATGAAGTAGTAGGTGATACCACTACTATTCGAAAAATAAAGATTGGAAAATCTAGCAAGCAGAAAAAATTTAGAATAAAAAGAGGTGGAAATGGTACTATTGTTAGAGACAACTCTAACTCTTTAAAACAATATGGTTTAAAAATTTACCAGGCGCAAGTAACTGGTATCGATTGGGAAGCTTCTTTTGACGAGCGTTTAGATTTACAAAAAA
This genomic stretch from Tenacibaculum sp. Bg11-29 harbors:
- a CDS encoding glutamine synthetase III, which translates into the protein MSTLRFSALKETLHRKPVFIEEKGRRSELFGENVFNTQTMRQYMTKDAYQSVMDAVEFGSKIDRKIADQIAVSMKDWALSKGATHYTHWFQPLTGATAEKHDAFFETIEGGGAMERFDGGQLVQQEPDASSFPNGGIRNTFEARGYTAWDPTSPAFVYGTTLCIPTVFVAYTGEALDNKAPLLRALQAVDTAATAVCKFFDKNVSKVNATLGWEQEYFLIDTALMSARPDLMMTGRTLLGHSPAKGQQLDDHYFGSIPDRVMSFMRDLEQECMLLGVPVKTRHNEVAPNQFELAPIFEEANLAVDHNSLLMDVMEKVSQRHQFKVLFHEKPFAGINGSGKHNNWSLATNTGVNLLSPGKTPMKNLQFLAFFVNTIKAVHDYEELIRASIASASNDHRLGANEAPPAIISVFIGSQLSAVLDELENVTKGKLSPKEKTDLKLNIVGKIPEILLDNTDRNRTSPFAFTGNKFELRAVGSWSNCAGPMTVLNTIIAKQLKEFKVEVDELVEAKNLKKDEAVFNVLREYIKASKKIRFEGDGYGDAWEKEAVKRGLSNNKTTPEALKAKISKKAISLFEEMNVMNKVEVAARHEIELEEYSKRIQIESRVLGDVARNHVIPTAIQYQNTLIENVKGLKEIFGKGFEQYAKEQIDLIQKISGHISGINSKIEKMTEERKKANKFDGQKNADAYCDKVKPFFDEIRYHCDKLELMVDDNLWPLTKYRELLFTR
- a CDS encoding SPFH domain-containing protein, whose protein sequence is MLTFIGVLLIIIGLTTIVLSSIFKNNKILNWFSLKRSIQFTILGALLSIITGMFFYADAGTAYAVQYVSGGDKMITTQGLKLKWWGRIIPLSYETSIKDIIVNDESELPKSDRGIYNRKAQKWEFSDAIKAEISTSVIVGVNINDEEVFLNMADRNRSESKLIYGRVLPNIDAAIKNTCKLMDAQDYISGQASDFDRYFRDQLENGMYQVEQYYEAENSNEVVGDTTTIRKIKIGKSSKQKKFRIKRGGNGTIVRDNSNSLKQYGLKIYQAQVTGIDWEASFDERLDLQKNEVAQTQLEKQQAEREYYRAKKEVAKGESEKAKERARLEKIQIQQTIEAETEAKVAGFNLIKEKKQFEVEQYKAKSKKVAADAMYYENSKLVSAGLTPQEKAEWEYKTAVGVAEQIKSLRLPSTYIEGSKNGNGGNLLQSLIGADLAKKMMESKK
- a CDS encoding calcium/sodium antiporter, producing MNIVYIVVGLLLLVLGGNWLLKAAVGLSLRLNIPKVVIGMTVVSFATSAPELIVSIKSALNGATGLAVGNVVGSNIANLGLVLGITVLLSTIDVEKSFYKTDWPVMMLASGLLYFFIAFDNTIQQYEGIILFTMLVVFLVYLLKFQKTAVVDEMPEDDEELALYKVVLFLVIGGVALWGGSELLIKGAVALAENLGVSDAIIGVTVVSVGTSVPELAASIIAVMKKEKAISLGNLIGSNVFNILAVLGITAMITPIELKENALSLVNNDIYWMLGISFAVLPLVFFPRKLRLNWKDGIVLLVAYVVFVYLKLS
- a CDS encoding glutamine synthetase beta-grasp domain-containing protein, producing the protein MAKIKLEYIWLDGYKPTQNLRSKTKVEEHENFQGTIEELKNWSFDGSSTKQASGGSSDCVLKPVAIYQDPARVNGYLVMTEVLNSDGTPHESNARATINDDDNDFWFGFEQEYFIMDRATQLPLGFPVGGYPGPQGMYYCSVGGRNTHGRDFVEQHADLCIDAGLNFEGINQEVASGQWEFQLFAKGAKIAGDEIWIARYLLDRLTEQYGYYIEYHPKPVKGDWNGSGMHANFSNTVLRTCGSKEIYMQICEAFRPVTKEHIDIYGAYNDQRLTGLHETASITDFSYGISDRGASIRIPILTVDNDWKGYLEDRRPASNGDPYKIASRIIQTVKPVCDKL